The DNA region CTGGTCGACCTGTTCCGCGGCATCAACCGCCCGCTGGCCGCGCTGCACCGCTGGTCCCGCGCCGACCCCGACAGCGGGCAGGGCGCGCAGGTGATCGGCGCGGACGAGTTCGCCGCGGTGGCCCGGCGGATCAACGCGCTCACCCACGAGGCGCAGGCGCTGCGCGGCCGGGTGCACGAGGTCACCGCCGAGCGCACCGCCGCGGCCGAGGCCGGCACCGCCCTCGCCGCCGAGCGCGAGGGCCTGCTGCGCAGCCGCGAGGACCTCGCGCGCAGCCGCGACGAGATCGCCGCCCGCCTCGCCGCGGCCGCCGCGCGCAACGCCCAGCAGATCACCTACGTCAACCTCTCGCTGCGCACCCTCGGCCTGGTCGAACGCCAACTCGCCCTGATCGAGAGCCTGGAGGGCGACGAGGAGGACCCGGACCGGCTGGCCGTGCTGTTCCGCCTCGACCACCTCGCCACCCGGATGCGGCGCAACAGCGAGAACCTCCTCGTGCTCACCGGCACCGAGCACAGCCACGGCGCCACCGCCACCCCGGTCCCGCTGATCGACGTGGCCCGCGCCGCGGTCTCCGAGATCGAGGCGTACGAGCGGGTGGTGGTCGGCCCGCTTCCCGAGGCGCTGGTGGCCGGCCGCGCCGCCGACGACATCAGCCACCTCGTCGCCGAACTCCTGGACAACGCCGCCGCGTTCTCCGCGCCCGGCGCCGAAGTCCGGGTCGGCGCGACGGTGTCGGCCGACGGCGAGGTGCTGCTGTGCGTCGACGACACCGGGCTCGGCGTGCCGGGCAGCCGCCTCGACGCGCTCAACGCGGTGCTGGCCGACCCCGATCCGACGCCTCCCGGCGCGGTCTCCGGCATGGGGCTCTACGTGGTCGCGCGGCTCGCCCACCGGCACGCCGTCCGCGTCCACCTGGCGCCGCGGGCCGGCGGCGGCACCACCGCGGTGGTCGTCCTGCCGCGCCTGCTCATCCCCTCGACGGGCCCGGACGCCACGACCGCGGGGCCGGTACGGACCGCTGACCCGGTGCCGACCGCCGGTCCCGTACCGACCGCCCATCACGTGGTGGCCACGGGCCCCGTGACGACCCCGGCTTCCGCGACGACTCCGGCTTCCGCGACGACCCCGGCTCGCGGACAGGCCATGGACCCGGCGGCGCCGACCGCCGCCCCCGCGATCTCCACCGGACCCGCGGCTGCCGCGAACCCCCTCGCCGCGCCCGCGCCCCGGCGCGGACCCGTACGACCCGCCGCGCCCGCGCCACGCTCCGTTCCCCCGCCTCCGCTGTTCCGTCCGCCGGTCCCGCTCCCGCCGCCGGGCCGCCGCTGACCGCACTGCCGCGGCGCAGGCCGCTCGGCGGCGGCGCGGTGCCCGGCGGTCCGGGGCAGCAGCGCCGTGCCACGCCCGTCGACCCGGAGGCGCTGCGGCGCACCCTCGGCGGCCTGCAGCGCGGCCTGGCCGCGGGCCGCCGCGACGCGGAACGCGAAACGGCCGGTGGAACCGGCCCCTTCGGCGCCTCCCGGAGCGCCGACTCCCCCAGCACCCCCGGGAAGCCACGAACGCCGAGGAGGCGACCCGCCCGTGAACGCGGTCCACACCCGTACCCCCGCGCCGATTCCGAACCCCAGCCCCAGCGCGGAGCCAGGCCCGGCCCCCGACCCCGCGCCGGCGGCGGGAGGACAGGCGGCCGGAGCCCCCGCCGCAGGAGCCCCCGCCGCGGGAGCCCCCACCGCCCCCGCCGCCGCTCCCGGCGCGCTGAGCCACGAGGCCCGCAACCTCCAGTGGCTGCTGCGCGATTTCATCGACGAGGTCCCCGGCGCCCGCTCCGTCGCGGTGGTCTCCTCCGACGGCCTGCTGCTGCTCGCCGCCGACGCCGGCCGGGCGCCGGGCCCGCAGCCGGGCGCCGCTCCCGCCTCCGGCACTCCCGCCTCCGGCGCCCTCCCCTCCGGCGCCCCCGCCACCCCCGGCGGACCGCCCGCCCAGGTGGGGGAGGCCCGCCTCGACCTCGCCGCCGTCGTCTCCGGCCTCGCCTCCCTCACCGTCGGCGCGGCCAAGCTGATGGACGGCGGCCGGGTGCGGCAGACCACCGTCGCGATGGAGGGCGGCCTGCTCGTCGTGATGTCGATCAGCGACGGCTCGCTGCTCGGCGTGCACGCCGCGGCCGACAGCGACATCACCGTGATCGCGTACCACATGGCCCTGTTCGTCTCCCGGGCCGGCCATGTGCTCACCCCCGCGCTGCGCGGTGAACTACGGCAGGCCATGGAGACGTCCGGCTGATGACCTCGCTGCGCTACGCCCTCGCGCCGGCCGCCGAACCGTTCCAGGGACCCCCGCAGGCCCCGGCGCCGGCCCCCGGCGGCCCCGCCACGCCGCCGCCCGGCCGCAGGCTCCCGCGGCGCCCGCACCGCGCACCGCGCCGTCCGCGCCGCCCGCGCCTCCCGAACCGCTCTCCGGCACGGCCGCGCCCCGCCCCGCGCCGTCCTCCGGGCCGCCGCCCGGCGCGCTCCCCGCGCCCTTCTCCGGACCGGCCCGCACGCCGCTCACCGGGGCCGATGCACGTACCTCCAGGGTCCGGCCGTACTCTCTGACGGGCGGCCGGACCCGTACCGGGCACGAGCTGCCGGTCGAGACGTTCGTGATGACGATCGAGCGTCCGGGCGAGGAGCCCGCCCGCGCCGGAGGTGCGGGCGGCCGGGCCGAGCCGGCTCCGGAGCTGCGCGAGATCGTCGACCTGTGCCGTGGCATGCGGTCGGTGGCCGAGATCTCCGCGCTGCTGCGGATACCGCTCGGCGTCGTCCGGGTGCTGGTCAGCGATCTGGCCGACCAGGGAAGGATTCGCGTGTTCGGGACCGGGCACGGGCCCGGCGGCCCCGACCGCGCGCTGCTGGAAAGGGTGCTCGATGGGCTTCGCAGGCTTTGACCGGCAGGAGGGCCTGCAGGACTGGCAGACCGACCCCGAGCGGGCGCCGGTCTCCACGAAGATCGTCGTGGCCGGCGGCTTCGGTGTGGGCAAGACCACCTTCGTCGGCGCGGTGTCCGAGATCTCCCCGCTGACCACCGAGGCGGTGATGACCAAGGCCAGCGAGGCGCTGGACGACCTGGCCGCCACGCCCGACAAGCAGACCACCACGGTCGCCATGGACTTCGGTCGCATCACCCTCGAACAGGACCTGGTGCTCTACGTGTTCGGCACGCCGGGCCAGCAGCGCTTCTGGTTCATGTGGGACGACCTCGTGCGCGGCGCGATAGGCGCGGTGGTGCTGGCCGACACCCGCAGGCTCGCCGACTGCTTCCCCGCGCTGGACTACTTCGAGGGCACCGGCCTGCCGTACACCGTCGCGGTCAACCAGTTCGAGGGCACACCGGAGTACACCGCGCAGGACGTGCGGGACGCCCTCGCCGTCCCCGAGCACATCCCGGTGCTGATCATCGACGCGCGCAAGCGCTACTCGGTGATCGAGGCGCTGCTGGCGCTGGTCGCCCACGCGATGGACGAGCAGCCGATCTGAGCCGCCCGGCCCCTTGGCCGCCGCCCGGCCGCCGGGCGCGCCCGCACTCCCCGGCCGCCGGGCGCGCGCGGGCCTCAGAGCTTCGTCGTCCCGATCGGCGTCGGCAGCCGCGCCGACTTCGGCACGGAGTGCGGCTGGTAGTGCGTCAGCGACGCCGCGCCCATGTCGGGGCGGACCGCGCCGAGCACCGGGTTCGCGGCGATCGGTGAGACCTTGACCACCGAGCCGGGCCGCGGCGCCTGGATGACCAGCCCGTCGCCGATGTAGAGGGCCACGTGGGTGGCCTTGGCGAAGTAGACCACCAGGTCGCCCGGGCGCAACAGCACCAGCGGCACGTGCGGCAGCCGCGCCCACTGCTCCTGGCTGGTGCGCGGCACCACCGTCCCGGCGTGCGCCCACGCCTGCGAGGTCAGGCCCGAGCAGTCGAACGCGTTCGGACCGGCCGCGCCCCACACGTACGGCTTGCCGAGCTGCTCGAAGGCGAAGTCCAGCGCCCGCGCGCCGACCGCGGAGGGGGAGCGCAGCGCCGGGTCGTCGCCGAGCGGCTTGGCGTCCATGAAGTCGCGCTGGGCCTGGTCCTCGCCCCGCTGCTCCAGTGTCTGCAGCTCCTGGACCTGCACGCCGGTCAGCCCGGACAGCGCCGCCTCGACCTGCCGCAGGCTGCTCTCGACCTGGTTCTTGCGCGCCGACTGCACCGCCTGGGCGTGCTGCGCCTTGTCCAGCGCCTGCTGCGCCTGGGTGTTGAGGGTGCTCAGCCGCCGCTCGCCGGCGCTCAGCTCGGCCAGCACGTCCTTCTGGTGCTGCGCGGACCGTTCGAGCACGTGCTGCCGGCCGAAGAAGTCCTGCGGGCTGCCGCCGTCGAGCAGCGCCAGATACGGCGACAGGCCGCCCTGCTGGTACATCCGGTTGGCCAGCAGCGCCACTTCGTCGCGGCTCGCGGCCACCTTCACCCGCTGCTGGGCGAGCTGCCGGTCCACCGTCCTGGCCTTGGCCCGCTGCTCGTCGGCCACCTGCTTCGCCTGGTCGTACGCCTCGGTGGCCGACTCCGTCTGCAGATACAGGCTCTGCAGCCGGGACAGCAGCGTGGTCAGCGGGACGGCGGGCTGCGGCGGCGGGTCGTAGGGCGCCGCCCCGGCCGCCGGCGCCAGCGCGCCCACGGCCAGCA from Actinacidiphila sp. DG2A-62 includes:
- a CDS encoding C40 family peptidase, with the translated sequence MADVRRRRQWACTGALCAGVLLAVGALAPAAGAAPYDPPPQPAVPLTTLLSRLQSLYLQTESATEAYDQAKQVADEQRAKARTVDRQLAQQRVKVAASRDEVALLANRMYQQGGLSPYLALLDGGSPQDFFGRQHVLERSAQHQKDVLAELSAGERRLSTLNTQAQQALDKAQHAQAVQSARKNQVESSLRQVEAALSGLTGVQVQELQTLEQRGEDQAQRDFMDAKPLGDDPALRSPSAVGARALDFAFEQLGKPYVWGAAGPNAFDCSGLTSQAWAHAGTVVPRTSQEQWARLPHVPLVLLRPGDLVVYFAKATHVALYIGDGLVIQAPRPGSVVKVSPIAANPVLGAVRPDMGAASLTHYQPHSVPKSARLPTPIGTTKL
- a CDS encoding sensor histidine kinase translates to MLGALLICTAAVLAAAAPGVALAAGDLSAARDRAGSAATAARAIVLAQTLADERDTLAAYAAAGRGKDAGPGLAPADRARADRQLADVRPTAPADVRTSLATLDSVREQALTGDGPPAAVIAAYQPLVDALGRLAGPATAPLDRAADAAAAQRGYLVAALTADGTQRSLVAAAQSAGLQERAALAEFRAVAPAALRARYDQTVTGADVARADHDLDRLLADGELTPEDRDMSASSVDTALTARLALVRSVVASAATDEAQAAAADRDHRVTVLELRVALAVLCAALLVGVLVDLFRGINRPLAALHRWSRADPDSGQGAQVIGADEFAAVARRINALTHEAQALRGRVHEVTAERTAAAEAGTALAAEREGLLRSREDLARSRDEIAARLAAAAARNAQQITYVNLSLRTLGLVERQLALIESLEGDEEDPDRLAVLFRLDHLATRMRRNSENLLVLTGTEHSHGATATPVPLIDVARAAVSEIEAYERVVVGPLPEALVAGRAADDISHLVAELLDNAAAFSAPGAEVRVGATVSADGEVLLCVDDTGLGVPGSRLDALNAVLADPDPTPPGAVSGMGLYVVARLAHRHAVRVHLAPRAGGGTTAVVVLPRLLIPSTGPDATTAGPVRTADPVPTAGPVPTAHHVVATGPVTTPASATTPASATTPARGQAMDPAAPTAAPAISTGPAAAANPLAAPAPRRGPVRPAAPAPRSVPPPPLFRPPVPLPPPGRR
- a CDS encoding GTP-binding protein, which codes for MGFAGFDRQEGLQDWQTDPERAPVSTKIVVAGGFGVGKTTFVGAVSEISPLTTEAVMTKASEALDDLAATPDKQTTTVAMDFGRITLEQDLVLYVFGTPGQQRFWFMWDDLVRGAIGAVVLADTRRLADCFPALDYFEGTGLPYTVAVNQFEGTPEYTAQDVRDALAVPEHIPVLIIDARKRYSVIEALLALVAHAMDEQPI
- a CDS encoding roadblock/LC7 domain-containing protein — protein: MSHEARNLQWLLRDFIDEVPGARSVAVVSSDGLLLLAADAGRAPGPQPGAAPASGTPASGALPSGAPATPGGPPAQVGEARLDLAAVVSGLASLTVGAAKLMDGGRVRQTTVAMEGGLLVVMSISDGSLLGVHAAADSDITVIAYHMALFVSRAGHVLTPALRGELRQAMETSG